The genomic stretch AATTAGCCAGTGTAGCATGCATTTTTCTTAATATTTGATCATACGACTACATTTAGTTCATTCAGAGATATTTGATCAAAGGTACCTTTGTTCAAGGGAAATTATCTGAAATGCAACTTGTTTTGCTTTGAGGTCTTACTCTGCTATCTTCTCGGACCAAGAAAATAGAAACTGCTTGGCACTGCATATTAGAACTCATCAAAGGTCGATTTGCATcattcaacaacaacaacaaagcctTTTAGTCCCAAGCAAGTTGAGGTAGGCTAGAGTTGAAACCCAACATGAGACCCTAGTCACGGTTCAGGCACGTCAACCCTAACAATCTCTATTTGCATCATTATGCTCAAAAAAAGGAATGAGAGAAACTCTGATAGAAAAATATTGGAAAGGAAATACTTGTAACATGAATCTGATTCCATGCAGTAGTCGGGAATTCTTGACAGTATCTAGCTACAACAACCTATTCTTCCTGAATATCCTTATTCTAGGACATAGAATTTCCTGCTCTCCACAGTGCCTGGCCCCTGGGTACTGGCTGTCTGGCTCTTACTGCTTTTCCATTGAACATCATGACAAGTTTCCATTGTCTATGTTTCTTTGCTTTTTTCGCAAACATGCAAACTGCATGTGTTTCATTAAGAGTGTATCCTTGATCACTTGGGTATGGTCCAAAGATATTGTCATTTGGCTTTAAAAGGTTGACACTTGTTATGCATGAGTTACAGTTAGCATGTTCAGCGATTTTAAAGTTATTTTATTCTGTAAAAAATGTATACAAACAAGGTTGATATTTGTTGTGCACAAGTCATTTACCAAACTGATGTATTCCAGGGCTTATCATTGTTGTTATCTTTCCCCCCTTAATTTCAGGTCTTTTTCTTCCAGCCGTTGTCAGGCCCATCTTGGATTCTTTTGAGACTGCCAAACAAGTTCCCCCAACGAGCTCTAACTAATGTATGCAACTTTATCCGTAACATATTCAATTTGTCACACTGAAAATGAAGTGTTTTATCTTGATGTACCAAACTAATGGCTTAGCGTCACCATTTTTTCACTGAGATCAAGTTGTATAATGCTGTCTATTTCCCAATTTTGTCATGCCTGTTATGTGTCATTAAAagtcttcttcctaggattttttTTTCCTGCACAATACCATGCCTGAGAAGAACCTTATAGCATAGCTAGTAGATCAAAATGAATGGTCCATGATATGTTCAGAACATTATACATCATAATTCACCTACACCTAGTTTCTCTATTTTCTACTTTAGACTCAAGAATCTTGGCATGAGCCGGATTGTGTTCTTTTATGCTGTTTATAGGCTATCTAGTTCTTTTTGTACAGTACTAACTACTTGCCCTTTGTCGCTGCAGATGATTACTGGTGTCACTGTAAAGAAATAAGAGTTATTTGAAATGTTCCCTCTATCTTGTTTTGGACTTGTGGAGCTGTGGTGTTGCTACTCGGTTTTGGACCATGATGATGAAGCAACGCTATTTTCACGTGCATTTGATGTTTTACAGGAGTTCAAAGACTAGCACCAATCGACATATGTTTGTTAAAATAATGACCGCAGCCAAAAAGATTTTTTCAGCACACAGTGGTAATTAAAATGATGAGCCTTAGTTGCAGTCTgaatatttattttttcttttctctggtTAAGGCACATAGAGATAACTGTCGGTAGGGTGATAATAACCTTATAGGGAGCCAGATGTTTGAGCGAGATGGTTTTGTCCAGTCTAGCTTTGAAGTTTGAATTGTTGAAAATTTTTTGTTGACGttgatcttaggccttgtttagtttgggaaaaattttggatttcgtcactgtagcactttcgtttgtttgtggcaaatattatccaatcatagactaacttggatcaaaagattcgtctcgtgatttataggtaaactacgtaattagtttttgtttttgtctatatttaatgattcatgcatgtgccgtaaaattcgatgtgatgggaaatcttaaaaaattttggaaactaaacaaggccttattgtaCCTTGTGAGCTTTTTATACGGGTCACCAGTCTGTTCAATCATGGATTCTGTGGTCCTTGAAAACGTCGCTTGGACTGCGGCATCTGTTCATAGTCAATCAGCTTTTAGATCCGTGGGCttcatttttcaaaaaaataaacAGTGAACTTTTTGCTTGTCCATAAAAAacagaacaatttgggatatcAACCTCCTTCCCTGTGTAATCCTGAATCTTTACCTCCACCTAATTTCGTTTAGGAAGATGTCCATAGATATTCTTAACGTCGTGTTTGGATAAtttacctcaatccacatgtgttaggGTGGATTATGGTGAAATTTAGTTCAGGTTGTACTCTAATTCACTCTAACACATGTACACTCAtacgaatccgactacatctaaATAAGGACTAAGAAAAGTGAAGACGTATATAGATCTGTCATACGTGCAGGCATGATCCATCCACGCGTGTGCCTAACCAGCGCTAGGAAATCTAACGCCTGAGATGGCTAAGGCAACTTTGCCTGGACATCAATCTAAACAGGTCCTAATAGCAGTCTCATGTGTGCTAGCAATAGCACTGCGAGATTTCAGGGCACATATGTCACGTGCGCGCTAAGAAATCCAGATTCGTCTGGCGGCTGAAATTGAGCACGTTGGCTAATGAGAGGAGCCTGGCTGAGACCCTGAGTGCAAGTGCCTGCTCAGTGCTCACCCCTACAGCAGCAGCAAATGTGGATGATCGTGCGACGAACGTATCGACCATTTGATGCCGATGGAGATGGACTAAAGAAGGTTGTGTGACATGTACTCGGGACGACGCGTGAGAAGGATTCTGCAATCCTGAGTAGGCTTTGACTTCTATATCTGTAATAATATTAATTAGTACGTATTCCTtccgtcccaaaaagaatgTCATTTTAGAATTTTAGAAATCTTATTTGATCATTCGTCTTTTTTtccataaatattatatattttgttatgacttattttatcattaaaGATACTTttctaatgatttatttattttttttaatttaaaaattTGAATAAATGAACGGTCAAACATTATGTCTAAAAGTTAAAAACGTTGCTCTTTTGGGGACGGAGTGAGTACTATATAAAAGCTAGTCAGCTTTGTACTCATTGCATTGCGCTTTATTCTTTTGATTTGATCGGAATTTCTGACTCTTATTTTCTTGCCCCTTAATACCAGAGTAACtttataatttataaaaataaaatgcgTAAAGCTCGTTTTCTTTTTATCAACTGCTAGCGGTAATTTACACGACGGATTTCATTTCTTCAGTCCCATATGTTCATAGATATCCATGCATGTGGCCATGCATGTACGGACACGATCTGTTCAGCGTCCTTCTCTCCTTGGCAAAGATTGTCATAGATCCATGCATCTACAAACAGGTCTCCTGAGGCTATACGAGTCTTCCGGCCACGAATTTCACGTGCTCGACACGGATAATGCAGGTTCGGATGGTGGAAGAAACGAGCACGGATAAAAGCGTTGGCTATAATCGAATGGGACTGAAGAAAGTACCTGCTCGCGTACAGCAACACCAAACATGCATGGATGATGATTCGATGAATGGTTCGCGGCCTCTCCGATGAGGTGTGTGGAATAAGACAGAGAAATCGACTGGACAAGGCTCCGTGAGATGTACCGCACGCGTATGGCTGATAAATCCAACCACAGTACGTACATGAGTACATTGGTAGTACTAGTACCATGCTAAAGTTGCCTTCATCACACTTCACGGCACACGTCACAAAAGCTCACAGGATGTATACGTCATGAACACGAGAGGCCTTGACAGGGAAAGAAAAAGCATCATATCGCGCCTTTTATgtcttatttaatttttttatgtCACATCAGATGTTTTATGAGATGTCGAAAAAATATTAAGATACtaattaaaaaaactaattatgtaACTCATCGGAAAACAGTAAGACGaacttattaagcctaattaacctGTTATTAATACATGTGTGTTACTGTAGCAATtatgtctaattataaactaattagacttaaaagatccgtctcgcagTTTCCATacgaactatgcaattagttattttttatttatatttaatacttcatgcatatattTGAACATTCGATGgatgtgagtaaaaagtttttgggtgagaactaggccttgtttatagttcatgaaaattttttagttcaGCTgctatagtactttcgtttgtatttacgtagcaattattattcaagcatggactaactaggttcaaaaaatttgtctcgtaaattacatacaaactatgtaattaattattttttatctatatttattttttatgcgttcaaagatttgatgtgacgaaaaaattttaaaaaaattgggaactaaacaaggcctaaacaggcTGAAAATAGCTCAAATGAACCGTTGGCTTCTTTCACTGAAGTGTGTACGAGTACGTGGAGGAGAGAGAGCCCAAATGTTTGTAGCAGCGAAACAGCTGTAGCATTGTGTCTGTTTGTCGTCCCACTGGCTGTTGGCCGCCAGCCGGTGCGCCTCCAATCCAATGCCCGTCCGTGTGTGCGCGTGTCAGTCACCGGCCAGGGCCAGACGGCCGCGGGTATTGTTGGTGTGAGTTCACCGAATAGGGACGATTGCGACTGCGCACGCGGCGCTGTCGGGGCGAATAGGGACGATTGCGCCCCCGATCGCTGTCACTGACTCCCTTCGGTTTCTGGAAGCCGGCCTGGCCTGGTCACTCATGCCATGCGCTGCGGCGTAGTACGTCCATCCATCCGCCTCCGACTTGCATCGTTTCGTGACTGGATGCAGTGCACCAAAATGGCCACCCCTGATGAACGCCTCACGTGTCCAACGTCTCCAACCGCAAAGTGGCACATGTGGTATATTGTATTGCACCTCCGGCTTCAATTCCTGGGGACCTGCCGGACCGCGCGCGGTACTATGGGTGCCGCAACGAGGCGTGCGTGCATGCACCTTGCCAAGTTTCCATGGTATGGTAAGCGCGCATCGGCCTTCGATGACTCTTGGGGGAACTTAATATTAGCTAGAGACAAACAAAATCACAGAATCAGATCATGGCATGGCACGCGAGACAAAATTACACTACCTCAACAATGCCATACACGAGCCTCAAGCTCCAAAATCATGGCCAAGCTTGACATGGGATAGGTAAATCTAGTTTGCCACAATTAATACTGTGATCATGACATAACTGAGAACTTAGAACTTTCTTCAGACAAAAAAAGTTATCAAGACACTACAAAGATTGGTTTAATTGCTGCTTGGCTAGTTTGTTGCCTAAAAACCGTTTCAAGCATAACTACAAAGATTGGTTTAATTGCTTCATACATTACTCATAGGTCTCAAGCAAACACACTTATACACCCCTAGGGCTTAAAGCAAACCCACAAAACAAACCCGGGAAACTAAGACTCTTCATAAATAGGATTTAGTTTTGGGGAATTGAAAATCAAAGACAATTTGAAACAAGTCATTTTATTTTACAACTTGTGACAAGTACTAATCTCTAaaactattttattattttacaaaataaaacaTTATGGAAAAAAAAACTTAGGTTAAAATACTTTATTTAAGTTAGTCCCAACCTCAACTAAATCCTAGCTCACCACTAACCCACAACCACAACCCTCTTTAAGCACGCATGGTATGACTACATAGTTGACAAAATGAAGATGTGCATGCCTTCTCTCTAGTCAATTTCTGTCACCATCTACCTAACACATGTGGTTTAGTCTTGGAAAAATGTATTTATGTCATCTACTCGAAGCACCTCCCTATGATATATCAATTTTAAAAAATGAGCCATATATATGATTGAACCTAGTTTGTCACCTTCATGCCCATTGTGAGCTTTGAATATCATAGTCGCCTCAGGCTTCTCCACCACAATTATGTCGACCAACACATCTCCTTACCATGGATTATTATGAAGGCTAGGCCCAAACCTAGCCCCTAAATCCATGACCATGGGGTGGCATGGAGAACTGTGTCGCCTTCATTGACCCGCACATGCTTGTCCACTTTCATTCTGGTTCTCCTTGAGATCTAGTACCCTCCCTCGTCTTCTCCTATCTTGGCTTGTCTTGGACTTGAATTCGTACCACTGGACATGCCTTTTCAGGCTGACATGACTTGAAAAATAGGTtgacatgccatatgcttgggttGAGGATGGAGCCCATGGATAGACACGGTGCGACTTGTAAGCACCACCATGACCTGTTTGGCCCGATGAAATCGGGTCATACTTTTTTGGGCTCATACAAAGCCCTAACAGGCAACCCATTTGAATTTTTGGTTGGACGACTTTAGCAAGCCAGTGATTGAGAAGTACCAAGGTTGAGATGAATGTTTTATAAAAAGGGGGAAGGTTAGTGCAAACAAATAATTAGATTTCAACATCATGGTAAAAAACTTCATAGAATTGTGAGAGTGCGCAACGGAATCCGCCTAGCTCATTATACCCATGAGCCGTAGCTCCTCGGGCCTAGGTCCGCCGAAGCCTGCAACATACTCAAACATTAGGCCTAACTCAACCCAAAAGACTAGCCCAACAGGTGAGGATCACCCCCGGCCCTGCTTTATATATTGTGCTCCCTCATCATCAATTACCAATGTGGAATTAAATCTAACAATCTCCTCCATCACACATCGGATTCAACTCTTCACATCATACAATACCATGTGATCTCCAGAAGATGTTTTTCATGCCCCAAGTCCAACGCTCCATATCACACATAATCCTTGACCTCCGAGAGGTTAACGGGCTCCCCCTATCATCATGTGATCCTGAGATTTTCCATATTTTCACACCATGGGTTTCGATAGCACTATTAGAGTGCGCAACGGAATTTGGCCCAGCTTGTTATACCCACGAGTTGTCAGCACCTCAGGCCCAGGTCCACGGAGCCTACAACATACTCAGGTATTGGGCCTAACTCAACCCAAAAAACTAGTCTTATAGGTGAGGATTGTCCTCATCTTATATGTTGAGTTCTCCATCATCAATTACCGATTTAAGACTAAACCTAACAGAGTTGATGCTTAAAAAGGATTGTGAATGAGAAAGGTACACAACACTTTTCATTTAGTGGTAGATGATTATCTACAACGATGCATGTTTGGTGTGTTTGTAAGTCCGCTATAGGTTCCTACTGCTGTCTCACGAGGACAGTCCCAACCATTTTCCCCCCTGTCGATATCAAAAAGGAAACTATACGCTAATTAAAAGGACACACCCATGCATatacagtggcggagccaggaatTTTAGGGAGCCTGGGCGTGACACAACTCCAAACTAATACTAATACTAAGGTCACTTTTAATGCAGAAACTACATGCTTTCTATATTCATTAAGTAGGATATCAACTAAGTAAAAAGATGACATGATACTGTAATTAAAAGAAAGAATGAAATGGTTTCCTAACAAGAAACCATGCTACAAACTTTCCATTAGAgatatactctctctctctctctccaaaaaaaaattaaaaagacactATGAGATAGCAACATTTGTACCACtatataaatttattataaaatatattccaTGATTTAACTAATAATATTAACTAtgcattataaatattaatattcttgtatatataattggtcaaagttaaaaaatGATTTCTCAGCAAGTAAATATAATATTAGAATGGAGAGAGTAGTTTCTATTTGTAGTGTCTACGTAAATTAATAGACAATATAGAATTATTTATCGTTTTTAGTATTGTTAGTGCCCTAACAAAGCTATGTAAAGTAGAACACATAATAAATACATAATATACAAGAAAAAAGTTAGACAACCaaaatagttttaaattttaaagTAAAATAATACTAAGTCATAGGCGGTGCCTGCTAGCTTTTTCCTCATCTTTGTACATAGCTTTTCTTTTTAAGTAATAAGGACGGCAGCTATTATTACTAAGTCCCATCAACAGATCAACTATTTGGTCTAATGTGTTTAACTTGCAGCGCCAACATAGGAGCCCGGCCACCTGCCCAGGGTGTccgggccttggctccgccAGCATATCATCTCCTAGGTACAGAAATAATCTTGGTACGTACGGATATCACTGGAGATGAGGACACAATCTCTCGGAGCAAGCGATGATTCAAAGATTACCCCAAGGCCTCTCGGATCTGTGCTCAGATCTGAGCGAGAGGAGACCGGACCTCtgctagggtcttgtttagttccatttttcagattttccgtcacatcgaatctttagacacatgcatgaagtagtaaatagagacaaaaataaaaactaattgcacagtttggtcggaattgacgagacaaatcttttgaacctagttagtccatgattggacaatatttgtcaaatacaaacgaaaaaactaccgtgtccattttgcaaaatattttggaactaaacaaggcctagctacGTACCGCAGTCCGCAGCGTGAAGATCCAGTCGCAAATTAAAGGttaacgaattgcatcgaacccCCTACAGCGCGTGCAAAAGCTGCGTGCGAAAGCAAGACACAAGCATGCGTTTACCATCATCAGGTCAGCTGGTCAGTTTCAGGTCCGGTCCGCGCCCGATCGTATCATCCCTCATTGGCGCGCGGACGCCGATCGAGGACGTGCACGAGTCGCCGTACGCGGTGGCGCTTGTGGCTTGGACTTCTCGTTCCCAGAACGGCGGCAGCGATGATGATGCCTGCCTGGCCCCCCGGCCCCCCCGCCCGAGCGTGCCGCGCGCCGGCCATGCCATGCGGCCCCCAGCTCTCCCGGCTCTCGTTCGTTCGTTGCGGGCTTGCTGGCGTGTGTTAGAAAGTCAAAACAGAGCAGCATGCACGTAGAGTGTACGTGGGGGCGACTGGGCGTCACCCGGCTGTGCTCAGCAAAGCAATGATGCCGCATGCCAGCGGAACTGTACGTGGTCCATGGGTCGAGCCAGCCCCCTCTGTGAACCGGGCAAGCTAGCGCGGTGGGCCGTTAACGCAAACCTTCTTATAAttcgcttaggccttgtttacatacgaaaattttttggatttcgctactgtagtattttcatttgtttgtggtaaatattgtccaattacagaataattaggatcaaaagatttgtctcgcgatttaccggtaaactgtgcaattagtttttattttcgtctatatttaatgcttcatgcatgtgccgaaagattcgacgtgatggtttaaaaactttttggttttcagggtgaactaaacaaggcctagtactTGAGCACGCTGCGACGCAACTAGAATCTGGAACGACTACTATGACGGCTTTGCTTCAATCTGAACTGTAGTACGTAATGGCGGGTTGGTCGAGTTTCGTCGAGACGAGAAACCTACTACACGGCATGCTATGAAACCGTTTagagttcctttggatcaacCATTCCACTAATGGATTCATGAGAATTGAGGGGGCGCCTGGATGGACTAAGAGACGGTTCGAGGTTCGTTTCAAAGCATTGTTTGGTCGATTCGGTTTCCATGCTGTCCgcgtgctctctctctctctctctctctctctctagctcCAGTTCATGCCATGCCGTTTGTACCTCGCCCAAAAAACTAGGCACGATTACGAGGTTCGGGAGCAATAGATGGATGATGGCCATGTACTACGTACAAATATGCTGCTAGCACGCACTCGGCACTCGGCAGTAGTCACCACGGCCCACGAAGTGAACAACCAACCAACTGCTGGCTTGAATAGGATCGAGTACTGACGCCGCACAGCTGCATGCTGAGCGCCCCACCGGCCACAACGGCGGCGATTCGAACATCTACGTTCAATTCCTCCTCCTTCCATCGCCCTTTCCCTCTCTGCAACAAATTGCAGCCAACAACAAGGGCCAGCAGCATGATTCACATGCGGCAACGCGTCGCTCCAAAGACTCCTGTCCCGATCCTTTCCCGGGTCCCGGTGCAGCGAACccacgccccccccccccccccccttccgTACGAACCCGCCTCGTTTTTTTAACGAGGCCTCGCTCGCGTTTCGTATCACGCTCACAAAAAATCGCAGAGCGCACTCGCGAGTAGCGCGGCGTGCACCAAGTCATTCGCGACCAGCTCCCGTGATCTGCCGTCCCGTCCTCACCTCCGCCTCCACAGTCCACACGTATAAAATGCGCGAGCTGCAGAACCCAACCAAAGAGTAAACAACCGTGTCACGCTCATGCACGCGTTTTCTCGGTGAGCACACACCACACAGACACAGGAGCCGCCGCCGAGGCGGGCTAAACTGTCTGACCACACGGCACAGGCGTACGTAGCTAGCAGTGGGCGCGAAGCAAGGCATTAGGCGACTtatggcgtggtcggagacggacGCCGCGCTGTTCGCGGCGGTGCTGGGGCGGGACGCGGCGCACCacctggccaccacgccgccgcaCCTGGGCGGGcccgcggcgtcggcgtcggcgtcggcgcccGAGCTCCAGGCGCGCCTGCAGGACCTCGTCGAGCGGGGCAGCGGGGCGTGGACGTACGGCATCTTCTGGCAGGAGTCCCGCGCCGGCGGCCGCGCCGTGCTCGGCTGGGGCGACGGCCACTGCCGCGacgccagcggcggcggcagcgcctCGGCCtcgcacgacgacgacgacgatgcggCGGAGCGGAGCGTGGCGCGGAAGCGCGCGCTGCTGCGGCTGCACGCGCTCTACGGCGGCGGGGACGGGGACGACGAGGGAGCCGACTACGCGCTCCGCCTCGACCGGGTCACCGCCGCCGAGATGTACTTCCTCGCGTCCATGTACTTCTCCTTCCCAGAGGGCGCGGGCGGGCCGGGCCACGCGCTCGCGTCCGGCCGCCACGCCTGGGCCACCGTGGACCCCCACCACCCGCGCGGACCGGGCGCCGGTGCCGCGCCCGCGTGGTACGTCCGGGCGTCGCTCGCCCAGTCCGCGGGGCTCCGCACCGTCGTCTTCCTCCCGTGCAAGGGCGGCGTCCTCGAGCTCGGCTCCGTCGTGCCCGTCCGCGAGACTCCCGAGACGGTGCGCGCAATCCAGACCGCCCTCGCTGTTGCGCCGCCCCCGGCACGCGAGGAATGCATGAGAATCTTCGGCAAGGACCTCTCCCCCAGCGGCCGAACCCCGCGCAGCGGCGACAATTGGGCTCCACAGCAGCTCGGCGTCCAAGCCACGGCGTCCAAGGAAGCCGCCGCCGCGAGACCCAAGGCTCCGGAGCCGCCGCCCAGGAGCATAGACTTCACCAAGCCGCCAGGAAAGCCCGAGCAGCAGGCCGGTGTCGGCGAGGAGCGGAGGCCGCGGAAGCGCGGGCGGAAACCCGCGAACGGGCGGGAGGAGCCACTGAACCACGTGGAGGCGGAGCGGCAGCGGCGGGAGAAGCTGAACCAGCGGTTCTACGCGCTGCGCGCCGTGGTCCCCAAGATTTCCAAGATGGACAAGGCGTCGTTGCTCAGCGACGCCATCGCGTACATCCAGGAGCTGGAGGACCggctccgcggcggcggcgggtgctCGGCGGCGCGCCCGGAGAGCCCCGCCGTGGAGGTGAAGGCAATGCAGGACGAGGTGGTGCTGCGCGTGACGACGCCCCTGTACGCGCACCCGGTCTCCAGGGTGTTCCACGCCATCAGGGACGCCCAGCTGAGCGTGGCGGCGTCGGACGTGAGCGTGGCGGACGACGCCGTGACGCACACGCTCGTGCTGCGGTCGGCCGGGCCCGAGCAGCTCACCGCGGAGACGGTGCTCGCGGCGATGTCACGGGGGATGACCAGCGCCACCCCCTCCCCGTGACTTTCTGTGTGTACTGTAGCGGTAGCCGTAAGTCGTAACCGCACTCGCCTCGTGCGTGCAACTGCCAGTCGTTAGTGCAAGTTGTTTTTTCCTTGTGACTGCATGCCGGCCACGTAGTAAAGCCATAGAAAATGGAATGGCCAGGATTAAATTTACTGCTCGTTTCCTAGCTAGTTTTACATTTGGATTGGATTTATCAGATGAGATTCGTACACGTAGTAGGCACAGTTTGACAGTCTGTTGTTCCTCTAGCTACTCCTAcgtaaggatgaaaacggaaaTGAAAATTTCTGACCGAATCGTATCGTTTTCTATATTTGATCTGATCGTTTTCACTTTTCTCAGAATAATTCAAAAACGGTACGAAATTCGGTAGACAAATTCGAAAACGGTGCGGAATTCGAAATAGGCTTATTCGACTGTTTTCTACTTTTCTTCATTATATTCGAAATTATACGTATTCAAAATTCGAAAATAACCGAATTTGGCCCATAATCTGTAGTCCCCCTCCCCCACTACCACTGCCAGACTTTTCCTTTCCGGCCCAGCCCAGTAACACAAGTACACAACCCTAAATCCCTAATCCACTCGGCCACCCGCACCCTCCGGCCTCCACTCGACCACGACGCAAAGAGTGGCGGCGCCCCTATTTATGGATGTTGTAGGATTGTAGGAAAAATTTGTAGATGTTGGATAGTTTTGTTTATCTAATTTAGCAATGTTTCACTTGGGTGTTTGTAGGATCAGGAAGTAAAATGTCATCTCAAAGTGTTTCACTTACTAGTTTGGTGACTATGTACTTGTGTGTCAGTTAACTATTATGTGCACTTGAACTAAATCATGCACTTGTTAGTTTGGTCATGCACTTGTTTAAAACTATGCACCGTGAGTTGGTATTTCGTATTCAATTTTCGTACATCGACCGTTTTCAACATAATTCCGATCGAATTGGTTCGTTTTCGAATACCGTAATTTCGCTTTCGTTTTCGTTTCTGACTATACCGTTTCGGTTTTCATGTTCGtatttaaatataaatatagaaaacaatagagaagtttttcgaccgtttccgaccgttttcatccttactcCTACGTATAGTTTCCTTCGTTCTTAGAAGACGCTCTGTGTGTCCAACCTCCTACTCCTAGTAGCTAACTGATACTCCATTTGTAGCTTGTCGTAACTCGTTTGTGGAGATCAAATCTACTCCATTTGATTTGGTGTGCAAGAATGTACTATGTGTCAATGTGTGTGTGTCACTGTATGAATGTTCCTTGTCCACTCctaccttggccttgtttagttctaaaaaattttgtaaaatacgaatagtatcactttcgtttgtatttgacaaatattatccactcatgtactaactagactcaaaagattcgtctcttcaattccgaccaaactgtgcaattagtttttattttcgtctatatttaatacttcatatatacgtctaaagatttgatgtgacggagaatctgaaaaaatttgtaaaattttttgaaaactaaacaaggcctgtgggAATCAAATCAACTGCGGAGTTTTTGGGCACATCAGCTCACATGTGCTGTTTACTTTGACGAACCGAGACCGATTGTATCACCGGCTGACCGGCAGCGCGTTTTCTGCATTTCACGTCGCTAGCGCCAAGGCGCGCGCGGGCGCGGGGGGCACCGGTCCGAATGTTTTCTTGTTCCTCTACGAAAACCCGCGCCGCGTCTCCGGCTCCCCGCGTGGTGGTCAAGCCTGGGCGTCGCGTGCGCGCAcactcgtcgtcgtcgattCGTCGAACGCGTCTCCTCCTCGAAACCGCGGCTGGCCCCCAAAGTCACCGATGGCTCCCGCGCCGCTGGTCGGCAGGTGGTCGTTGTTCGCCGCGCGCGAGGACGAAGTCCAGAGCCCCGCGTCCGCGGCCCGCCCCCGGCCTCCGGCCCGAGC from Sorghum bicolor cultivar BTx623 chromosome 3, Sorghum_bicolor_NCBIv3, whole genome shotgun sequence encodes the following:
- the LOC8059158 gene encoding transcription factor bHLH13; this encodes MAWSETDAALFAAVLGRDAAHHLATTPPHLGGPAASASASAPELQARLQDLVERGSGAWTYGIFWQESRAGGRAVLGWGDGHCRDASGGGSASASHDDDDDAAERSVARKRALLRLHALYGGGDGDDEGADYALRLDRVTAAEMYFLASMYFSFPEGAGGPGHALASGRHAWATVDPHHPRGPGAGAAPAWYVRASLAQSAGLRTVVFLPCKGGVLELGSVVPVRETPETVRAIQTALAVAPPPAREECMRIFGKDLSPSGRTPRSGDNWAPQQLGVQATASKEAAAARPKAPEPPPRSIDFTKPPGKPEQQAGVGEERRPRKRGRKPANGREEPLNHVEAERQRREKLNQRFYALRAVVPKISKMDKASLLSDAIAYIQELEDRLRGGGGCSAARPESPAVEVKAMQDEVVLRVTTPLYAHPVSRVFHAIRDAQLSVAASDVSVADDAVTHTLVLRSAGPEQLTAETVLAAMSRGMTSATPSP